A section of the Streptomyces sp. SCL15-4 genome encodes:
- a CDS encoding Asp23/Gls24 family envelope stress response protein, translating to MTENITSVGGGSRSDAGVSALKGRTGAGAPAETRGKTTIADGVVAKIAGMAAREVPGIHNLGAGMARAFGAVRDRVPGTGGGAGVTRGVKVEVGERQAAVDLDVVVEYGVSIVDVAGDVRTNVIGAVERMTGLEVVEVNIAVDDVHLPDEEEEAEPDESRVR from the coding sequence ATGACGGAGAACATCACCAGCGTCGGCGGGGGCAGCCGGTCCGACGCGGGCGTGAGCGCGCTGAAAGGCCGTACCGGGGCCGGGGCCCCGGCCGAGACGCGGGGGAAGACCACCATCGCGGACGGCGTGGTGGCCAAGATCGCGGGCATGGCCGCCCGCGAGGTACCGGGCATCCACAACCTCGGGGCGGGCATGGCCCGCGCCTTCGGCGCCGTGCGGGACCGCGTGCCCGGCACAGGCGGCGGCGCGGGGGTCACCCGGGGGGTGAAGGTCGAGGTCGGCGAGCGGCAGGCCGCCGTGGACCTGGACGTCGTCGTCGAGTACGGCGTCTCCATCGTCGACGTCGCCGGTGACGTGCGTACCAACGTGATCGGCGCCGTGGAGCGGATGACGGGCCTGGAGGTCGTCGAGGTGAACATCGCCGTCGACGACGTCCACCTGCCCGACGAGGAAGAAGAAGCCGAACCGGACGAGAGCCGCGTGCGGTGA
- a CDS encoding RNA polymerase sigma factor, producing MTERTAYPPPGYGLPDGFLAVRAAEGDEDAFAVLVQRHGRPLLALARGLLGNPQDAEEAVQDAFVSAWRRLPEFRHTAEFRTWMYRITVNRCLAVRRRRRPPPLPLDTAAEPAARDARSQPARCAEQDAAVAALSHALGGLQTGQRLCWILREVQGLSYKEIAQMTRTSEQTVRGRLFRARRSLQEAMGPWR from the coding sequence ATGACCGAACGCACTGCTTACCCACCGCCGGGATACGGCCTGCCGGACGGATTCCTGGCCGTGCGGGCTGCCGAGGGCGACGAGGACGCCTTCGCCGTTCTCGTCCAGCGGCACGGCCGGCCCCTCCTCGCCCTCGCCCGCGGCCTGCTCGGCAACCCGCAGGACGCCGAGGAGGCCGTTCAGGACGCCTTCGTCAGCGCCTGGCGGCGGTTGCCGGAGTTCCGCCACACCGCGGAGTTCCGCACCTGGATGTACCGGATCACCGTCAACCGCTGCCTGGCCGTGCGGCGCCGGCGCCGGCCGCCGCCCCTCCCGCTGGACACGGCCGCCGAACCCGCGGCGCGGGACGCCCGGAGCCAGCCCGCCCGCTGCGCCGAGCAGGACGCGGCCGTCGCCGCCCTGTCCCACGCGCTCGGCGGTCTCCAGACCGGGCAGCGGCTGTGCTGGATCCTGCGCGAGGTGCAGGGCCTGTCCTACAAGGAGATCGCCCAGATGACGCGGACCAGCGAACAGACCGTGCGCGGCAGACTCTTCCGGGCACGCCGATCCCTCCAGGAGGCGATGGGCCCATGGCGCTAG
- a CDS encoding SGNH/GDSL hydrolase family protein → MRTAPSLSRRALLTAAAASVTAGLTAAAPSQASAAHRPSPSAAFAGFRTAGRVKKAADGSVQYTWPGIAFEGRFHGTGVGIVLDDSANDYDVQIDGTTVSTLVTPGRTTSWVRGLADTEHTVRLVKRTESPWAAGRFGGFAAARGGRILAAPAARSRQIEFIGDSFTAGYGNASGMRDCSANGGVDRNSNADLAFGALTARKLGADYQQNAFSGRGMVRNYNGGDPGTDYRTYYDRALLNVVGDVWHKPRDWQPQVVVIGLGINDFSTPLHSGEPWATQSELIAAYTSAYHGFLDKLRVRYGSRTFLVVSATPVAGTAFADTARAIVGDRNARGDDRVGYWYYDDPGLDRLGCDWHPSLHDHQIISGLLDQHLATLPLDW, encoded by the coding sequence ATGCGCACCGCTCCCTCTCTGTCCCGGCGGGCACTGCTCACGGCCGCCGCCGCGAGCGTCACCGCGGGCCTCACCGCCGCCGCTCCCTCCCAGGCGTCCGCCGCCCACCGCCCCTCGCCGTCCGCCGCCTTCGCCGGGTTCCGGACGGCGGGCCGGGTCAAGAAGGCAGCCGATGGCTCGGTGCAGTACACCTGGCCCGGCATCGCCTTCGAAGGCCGGTTCCACGGCACCGGCGTCGGGATCGTGCTCGACGACTCCGCCAATGACTACGACGTCCAGATCGACGGAACGACCGTCAGTACCCTGGTCACTCCCGGGCGCACCACGTCCTGGGTCAGGGGCCTCGCCGACACCGAGCACACCGTGCGGCTCGTCAAGCGGACGGAGAGCCCGTGGGCCGCCGGCCGATTCGGCGGGTTCGCCGCCGCCCGGGGAGGAAGGATACTCGCCGCCCCCGCCGCCCGGAGCAGGCAGATCGAGTTCATCGGCGATTCCTTCACCGCCGGGTACGGCAACGCCTCGGGCATGCGCGACTGCTCGGCCAACGGAGGAGTCGACCGGAACAGCAACGCGGACCTCGCCTTCGGGGCCCTCACCGCCCGGAAGTTGGGCGCCGACTACCAGCAGAACGCCTTCTCCGGCCGCGGCATGGTCCGCAACTACAACGGCGGCGACCCCGGCACCGACTACCGCACCTACTACGACCGGGCCCTGCTGAACGTCGTCGGCGACGTCTGGCACAAGCCGCGCGACTGGCAGCCGCAGGTCGTCGTCATCGGCCTCGGCATCAACGACTTCTCGACCCCGCTCCATTCCGGCGAGCCGTGGGCCACCCAGAGCGAGCTGATCGCCGCCTACACGAGCGCCTACCACGGCTTCCTCGACAAACTGCGGGTCCGCTACGGAAGCAGGACGTTCCTGGTGGTCAGCGCCACCCCGGTGGCCGGCACCGCCTTCGCCGACACCGCACGGGCCATCGTCGGCGACCGCAACGCGCGAGGGGACGACCGGGTCGGTTACTGGTACTACGACGATCCCGGCCTGGACCGGCTCGGCTGCGACTGGCACCCCTCGCTCCACGACCACCAGATCATCTCCGGTCTGCTCGACCAGCACCTCGCCACCCTGCCGCTGGACTGGTGA
- a CDS encoding SpoIIE family protein phosphatase, producing the protein MDSSSPPGVLFRRFPPEARSVPLARRFVRSALRGVAPEVVDTAELLASELVTNAVLHARTEVEVRVWSHESQVRVRVGDSRPDRPLVPREPRPYSGAGRGLAVVEALASSHGAHVGEGRKTAWFELWPQTPAPPTSGWDSVPVYGRTATVTLIDLPYIVFRAAQQHGDEMLRELTLTTCVEERAGVSDPELLVAGDVANVINACMASALEETVIGGATVTLDIAFPLDAAPAVDILRHVFEHGDAAAQLGALLTLPAPPHVRSTYQWVLDQLVTQLSGGPPTAWTLLPGVPDATFVEVTPWDAGEVEDSSVPTVAADDDGRIIAANGALADLLGWQTDELIGRPLTVLIPEHLRERHRAGFTALRLTGRSRIMGRSIPLPALHHDGSLVPVRLRVQSQEAVDGRTVRVGQFMPRATAPGEERPVSRPDAGPSVRLHTGAAAASWAGGAEATPAWERLSLLADTTSALSSTLDLREGLRRVCHVLTQQMADWCVVDLLDEHGDAERVCVVHREPRALSVGVDLGRLPPVSDNARGPLARVLHGAGPLLITDIPSPGQAESALDARQLELFEQLGASSTIMAPLRAHREVLGALIVVRTGHDNPFTENDALLVADLVKGISLSVDNARLHQHTRTAAERLQRSLLPRLPNIPSMEITARYAPSSTTAQVGGDWFDAFPLSDTDTALVIGDVSGHDLNAAVTMSQLRNMLRGIAVDCQDRPSEVLRRLDLATLTLYPHSTATCAYAVVKGPRNGPWEVHHSSAGHLPLLLTCPNGDTRYLDTASGLLIGVDSSLPRPTARDPLPAHSTLLLFTDGLIERPGESLSDAMTRLRRHTAALARAPLDVFCDELILGLGAGSTDDIALLALRPAPPGT; encoded by the coding sequence ATGGATAGCTCTAGTCCTCCCGGAGTTCTTTTCCGGCGTTTTCCTCCGGAGGCGCGCAGCGTGCCGCTGGCTCGGCGGTTCGTGCGCTCGGCGTTGCGTGGTGTCGCGCCGGAGGTGGTGGACACCGCCGAACTGCTGGCCAGTGAGCTGGTGACCAACGCGGTGCTGCACGCGCGTACCGAGGTAGAGGTGCGGGTCTGGTCGCACGAGAGCCAAGTGCGGGTGCGAGTCGGCGACAGCCGGCCGGACCGCCCGCTCGTGCCGCGGGAGCCCAGGCCGTACTCCGGTGCCGGACGGGGCCTTGCCGTGGTCGAGGCGCTGGCTTCCAGTCATGGAGCCCATGTCGGGGAGGGCCGCAAGACGGCATGGTTCGAGCTGTGGCCCCAGACCCCGGCGCCGCCGACGTCCGGATGGGACTCCGTGCCGGTGTACGGGCGAACCGCGACCGTGACACTGATTGACCTGCCCTACATCGTGTTCCGCGCGGCACAGCAGCACGGTGACGAGATGCTGCGCGAGCTGACTCTGACCACCTGCGTCGAGGAACGCGCCGGGGTGTCGGACCCCGAGCTGCTGGTCGCCGGCGATGTGGCCAACGTGATTAATGCGTGCATGGCGTCCGCGCTGGAGGAGACGGTCATCGGCGGCGCCACGGTGACCCTGGACATCGCGTTTCCCTTGGACGCCGCGCCGGCCGTGGACATCTTGCGGCACGTATTCGAACACGGCGACGCTGCGGCGCAGCTGGGCGCTCTGCTCACCCTCCCGGCTCCGCCGCACGTGCGGAGCACCTACCAGTGGGTGCTCGACCAACTGGTCACTCAGCTCTCCGGAGGTCCGCCCACCGCGTGGACGCTGCTGCCCGGCGTGCCGGACGCGACCTTCGTCGAAGTCACGCCGTGGGACGCCGGCGAGGTGGAGGACAGCAGTGTCCCGACTGTCGCGGCCGACGACGACGGCCGGATCATCGCGGCTAATGGCGCTCTGGCCGACCTGCTGGGATGGCAGACCGACGAGCTGATCGGCCGGCCTTTGACGGTGCTGATTCCCGAGCATCTGCGGGAGCGTCATCGGGCTGGGTTCACCGCGCTCCGGCTGACCGGCCGGTCGCGCATCATGGGCCGGTCCATCCCGCTGCCGGCGCTGCACCACGACGGGAGCCTGGTGCCTGTGCGTCTGCGCGTTCAGAGTCAGGAGGCGGTGGACGGCCGTACGGTGCGGGTGGGCCAGTTCATGCCCAGAGCGACGGCTCCCGGGGAGGAGCGGCCGGTATCGCGTCCCGACGCCGGTCCTTCGGTGCGGCTGCATACCGGTGCGGCAGCGGCATCGTGGGCCGGCGGCGCGGAGGCGACACCGGCGTGGGAGCGGTTGAGTCTGCTGGCCGACACCACCAGTGCGCTGTCGAGCACACTCGACTTGCGCGAGGGACTGCGCCGAGTGTGCCACGTCCTCACCCAGCAGATGGCCGACTGGTGCGTGGTCGACCTGCTCGACGAGCACGGGGATGCCGAACGGGTCTGCGTCGTCCACCGTGAGCCTCGGGCACTGAGCGTCGGGGTGGACCTCGGCAGGCTGCCCCCGGTGTCCGACAACGCGCGAGGACCGCTGGCCCGGGTACTGCACGGCGCGGGCCCCCTGCTGATCACCGATATCCCGTCACCGGGCCAGGCGGAAAGCGCCCTGGACGCCCGGCAGCTGGAGCTGTTCGAGCAACTGGGCGCCAGCAGCACGATCATGGCCCCACTGCGGGCCCACCGCGAGGTGCTGGGCGCACTGATCGTCGTACGCACCGGCCATGACAACCCTTTCACCGAAAACGACGCGCTCCTCGTCGCCGACCTCGTGAAAGGCATCTCGCTCAGTGTCGACAACGCCCGTCTGCACCAGCACACCCGTACCGCGGCCGAGCGCCTTCAGCGTTCCCTGCTGCCCCGCCTCCCGAACATCCCGTCCATGGAGATCACCGCCCGCTACGCCCCGTCCAGTACCACCGCCCAGGTCGGCGGCGACTGGTTCGACGCATTCCCCCTGTCCGACACCGACACGGCACTGGTCATCGGAGACGTGTCCGGGCATGACCTGAACGCCGCCGTCACGATGAGCCAACTACGTAACATGCTCCGCGGCATCGCCGTCGACTGCCAGGACCGCCCCTCGGAGGTACTGCGCCGCCTCGACCTCGCGACCCTCACCCTTTACCCGCACTCCACCGCGACCTGCGCCTACGCCGTCGTCAAAGGCCCCCGCAACGGCCCATGGGAAGTGCATCATTCCTCCGCCGGACACCTCCCCCTGCTGCTGACCTGCCCCAATGGCGACACCCGCTACCTGGACACCGCCTCCGGCCTCCTCATCGGCGTGGACAGCAGCCTTCCCAGACCCACCGCCCGCGACCCGCTGCCAGCCCACTCCACCCTGCTCCTGTTCACCGACGGCCTGATCGAACGCCCGGGGGAATCCCTCAGCGACGCCATGACCCGCCTGCGCCGGCACACCGCCGCCCTCGCCCGGGCACCCCTCGACGTCTTCTGCGACGAACTGATCCTCGGCCTCGGCGCCGGCAGCACCGACGACATCGCCCTCCTCGCCCTGCGTCCCGCCCCGCCGGGCACATGA
- a CDS encoding TetR/AcrR family transcriptional regulator has translation MGRVSQAQAQENRRRVVETASRLFREQGTHVSVADLMKAAGMTHGGFYKQFASKEALIDEATAHAFGELARHHKDGLDQYAGQRDAAQRALIDTYLSAEHRDSAADGCPVAALATDMARDGGESEARRVYIQGVGDFADLLGTKDQDGITRLCTMLGALVLSRATKGSPLSEEILTAAREALKATD, from the coding sequence ATGGGCCGTGTATCGCAGGCGCAGGCGCAGGAGAACCGCCGGCGAGTCGTTGAAACCGCGTCCCGCCTGTTCCGGGAACAGGGGACCCACGTCAGCGTTGCCGACCTCATGAAGGCGGCCGGTATGACCCACGGCGGCTTCTACAAGCAGTTCGCCTCCAAGGAGGCACTCATCGACGAAGCCACCGCCCATGCGTTCGGCGAACTCGCCCGGCACCACAAGGACGGGCTCGATCAGTACGCCGGGCAGCGCGACGCCGCCCAGCGGGCGCTGATCGACACCTACCTCTCCGCCGAGCACCGCGACAGCGCGGCAGACGGGTGCCCCGTCGCCGCACTCGCCACCGACATGGCCCGCGACGGCGGGGAAAGCGAGGCCCGCCGCGTCTACATCCAGGGAGTGGGCGACTTCGCCGACTTGCTCGGCACCAAGGACCAGGACGGCATCACCCGGCTGTGCACCATGCTCGGCGCACTCGTTCTTTCCCGGGCCACCAAAGGCTCCCCGCTCTCCGAGGAGATCCTCACCGCCGCACGCGAGGCGCTGAAGGCCACCGACTGA
- a CDS encoding SDR family oxidoreductase, translating to MELKDAVAVVTGANRGLGRHLAAQLVERGAKVYAAARRPEEVDLPGVIPLRLDVTDEESIRAAARTASEVTLLVNNAGISTGTPLVAGSPDAVRLEMEVNFFGPLAVTRAFAPVIESNGGGAVLNVLSVLSWLHPAGLGAYAAAKAAAWALTDATREELAPRGITVTALHVGYMDTDMAAGVPADQKTDPAEVAAQALSGIERQLPEILADETTRHVKRNLAASPNAA from the coding sequence ATGGAACTGAAGGACGCGGTAGCAGTGGTCACCGGGGCCAACCGGGGGCTGGGGCGGCATCTGGCCGCCCAGCTCGTGGAACGCGGGGCGAAGGTGTACGCGGCGGCCCGTCGCCCCGAAGAGGTGGACCTTCCGGGTGTCATCCCGCTGCGGCTCGACGTGACGGACGAGGAGTCGATCCGGGCGGCGGCTCGCACGGCCTCCGAGGTGACGCTGCTGGTCAACAACGCGGGCATCTCCACCGGTACGCCCCTGGTGGCGGGCAGCCCGGACGCGGTGCGCCTGGAGATGGAGGTGAACTTCTTCGGCCCGCTCGCCGTGACGCGGGCTTTCGCCCCGGTCATCGAGTCCAACGGCGGCGGCGCCGTTCTCAACGTGCTGTCGGTCCTGTCCTGGCTGCACCCCGCCGGCCTCGGCGCCTACGCCGCGGCGAAGGCCGCGGCATGGGCGCTGACCGACGCGACCCGGGAGGAACTGGCGCCCCGCGGCATCACCGTCACGGCGCTGCACGTCGGATACATGGACACCGACATGGCCGCCGGCGTTCCCGCCGACCAGAAGACCGATCCCGCCGAGGTCGCCGCCCAGGCCCTGTCCGGCATCGAGCGGCAACTGCCCGAAATCCTCGCCGACGAGACCACCCGGCACGTGAAGCGGAACCTGGCCGCATCGCCGAACGCGGCGTGA
- a CDS encoding NADP-dependent oxidoreductase: MKTYLIEKYGDQSAVRAAEMPDPEPGADDVLVKIHAASVNPLDFKIRDGDFKVILPYRLPLVLGNDLAGVVVQVGSAVTRFAVGDEVYARPDKDRIGTFAELIAVHQNDLAHKPATLTMAEAASLPLVALTSWQALVERAQIQPGQKVLIHAGSGGVGTTALQLARHLGAQVATTASAANAALVKELGADVVIDYRTQDFEELLDGYDVVLDSLGGKTLEKSLRVLKPGGKVISIAGPPDADFARELGANPFLRQVTNALSFKTRRHAKRRGVTYSFLFMKADGDQLRELTRLVDAGAIRPVVDRVFPFEQTREAMEYAEKGRAKAGKVVIAMA; encoded by the coding sequence ATGAAGACCTACTTGATCGAGAAGTACGGTGACCAGTCCGCGGTGCGCGCCGCCGAGATGCCCGATCCGGAGCCGGGCGCCGACGACGTGCTGGTCAAGATCCATGCGGCGAGCGTCAACCCGCTGGACTTCAAGATCCGCGACGGCGACTTCAAGGTGATCCTCCCGTACCGCCTGCCTCTCGTGCTGGGCAACGACCTCGCCGGAGTGGTGGTCCAGGTCGGCTCGGCCGTCACCCGGTTCGCAGTGGGCGACGAGGTCTACGCCCGGCCCGACAAGGACCGCATCGGCACCTTCGCCGAACTCATCGCCGTCCACCAGAACGACCTGGCCCACAAGCCGGCCACCCTCACCATGGCGGAGGCCGCCTCCCTCCCCCTGGTCGCCCTCACCTCATGGCAGGCGCTGGTCGAGAGGGCACAGATCCAGCCGGGCCAGAAAGTCCTGATCCACGCAGGATCCGGTGGAGTGGGCACCACCGCCCTCCAACTGGCCAGGCACCTGGGCGCACAGGTGGCCACCACCGCGAGCGCGGCCAACGCCGCCCTGGTCAAGGAACTCGGCGCGGACGTCGTCATCGACTACCGCACCCAGGACTTCGAGGAGCTCCTGGACGGCTACGACGTCGTCCTGGACTCCCTCGGCGGCAAGACCCTGGAGAAGTCCCTGCGGGTCCTCAAGCCAGGCGGGAAGGTCATCAGCATCGCCGGGCCGCCCGACGCGGACTTCGCCCGCGAGCTCGGCGCGAACCCGTTCCTGCGGCAGGTGACGAACGCGCTGAGCTTCAAGACCCGACGCCACGCCAAGCGCCGGGGCGTGACCTACTCCTTCCTGTTCATGAAGGCCGACGGCGACCAGCTGCGCGAACTCACCCGGCTCGTCGACGCCGGAGCAATCCGCCCCGTCGTCGACCGTGTCTTCCCCTTCGAGCAGACCCGCGAGGCCATGGAGTACGCCGAGAAGGGCCGCGCCAAGGCCGGCAAGGTCGTCATCGCGATGGCGTGA
- a CDS encoding FAD-binding oxidoreductase: protein MSGEAARALVEQLKTVVPDGCLVLPSSPRYDAARQVYNRMHDHRPAAILRTLDETVLRKALTGAATLGVPLAVRGGGHHIGGFSTVDGGLVIDFSVFRDVAYDPDTRTARVRPGARLGDLDARLAAYGRCVPSGTVSDTGITGLTLGGGIGWLVAGHGLTCDHLSGARVLLADGRILEVSRDHHPDLFHALRGGGAGAFGIILELRFRTLPLPRITAGSVRFPLDRAADVLHRIHGLLEERTPTSLTLAPALVHRDGVPELSVDLCCHGDARDTAMETARLRERIGGDWSDVGEREYPRWQAHFDSSFLPPMRGYWKSSHSTRLAFDPDLMTGALRAAPTARCSVLVEYFNTDTLRAHAEGSAYPLRESRMGVLLSARWPDRAEDDTHVRWGRTWTERLRSGHDSVRAYSNYSDASDSHAGVAGGDRRLGNTLRRLEETYDPDRLFARGHRAGLTESRGARTPAEDDRRKRLPSGSLKSSTSAAP, encoded by the coding sequence GTGAGCGGCGAGGCGGCCCGGGCCCTGGTCGAACAGCTGAAAACCGTCGTGCCGGACGGCTGCCTGGTCCTGCCGTCGTCACCGCGGTACGACGCGGCCCGGCAGGTGTACAACCGGATGCACGACCACCGGCCCGCCGCGATCCTGCGCACCCTGGACGAAACCGTGCTGCGCAAGGCCCTCACCGGCGCGGCCACGCTCGGAGTCCCCCTCGCGGTGCGCGGCGGCGGCCATCACATCGGCGGGTTCTCGACCGTCGACGGCGGCCTGGTGATCGACTTCTCGGTGTTCCGGGACGTTGCCTACGACCCGGACACCCGGACGGCCCGGGTACGGCCCGGAGCGCGCCTCGGAGACCTCGACGCACGGCTCGCCGCCTACGGCCGCTGCGTTCCCTCGGGCACGGTCAGCGACACCGGAATCACCGGCCTCACCCTGGGCGGCGGGATCGGATGGCTGGTGGCCGGTCACGGACTGACCTGCGATCACCTGAGCGGAGCTCGCGTGCTGCTCGCCGACGGCCGGATCCTGGAAGTGTCGCGCGACCATCATCCCGATCTCTTCCACGCGCTGCGCGGCGGCGGGGCCGGCGCCTTCGGCATCATCCTGGAACTGCGCTTCCGGACCCTCCCGCTGCCCCGCATCACCGCCGGCTCCGTACGCTTCCCACTGGACCGGGCAGCCGACGTGCTCCACCGAATCCACGGACTGCTGGAGGAACGCACACCCACCTCACTGACACTTGCCCCGGCCCTCGTACACCGCGACGGCGTGCCCGAGCTCTCCGTCGACCTGTGCTGCCACGGCGACGCCCGGGATACGGCCATGGAGACCGCCCGGCTCAGAGAGAGGATCGGGGGTGACTGGTCGGATGTCGGGGAGCGGGAATACCCGCGATGGCAAGCACACTTCGACTCGTCCTTCCTGCCGCCCATGCGCGGGTACTGGAAATCCAGCCACTCCACCCGTCTGGCCTTCGACCCTGACCTGATGACCGGTGCGCTCCGCGCCGCGCCCACCGCCAGGTGCTCGGTACTCGTCGAGTACTTCAACACCGACACCCTGCGGGCCCACGCCGAGGGATCCGCCTACCCCCTGCGGGAGTCACGGATGGGCGTCCTGCTGTCGGCGAGGTGGCCGGACCGGGCGGAGGACGACACACACGTCCGCTGGGGGCGCACCTGGACCGAACGGCTGCGGTCCGGGCACGACAGCGTGCGGGCTTACTCCAACTACTCCGACGCGTCCGACTCCCACGCGGGCGTGGCCGGCGGCGACCGGAGGCTCGGCAACACCCTCCGACGGCTGGAGGAGACGTACGACCCGGACCGCCTGTTCGCGCGAGGCCACCGAGCCGGGCTCACCGAGAGCCGGGGAGCCCGGACGCCCGCGGAAGACGACCGGCGCAAACGACTGCCGTCCGGGTCCCTCAAGTCCAGCACCTCAGCGGCGCCGTGA